The Pyrus communis chromosome 5, drPyrComm1.1, whole genome shotgun sequence region TTGACTGTCTTCAACATGTCCTCTTTGACAATTTTGGCTCTAAACAGAAACAACTTAAGTGGTAGTTTTCCAGACAATATATGCCAACATCTTCCAAGTATCCAGGTGTTAAATTTGGCTTACAACGAGTTTGATGGTCCACTTCCACACAAGTTATGGCAGTGCAAAGAGCTCCTTAGTTTGGTATTGGACTATAATAATTTCAGCGGAAGCATACCAAGAAGTATTGGAAACTTGACCCAGTTAACACGGCTTGGTTTTAGCAACAACACCTTAACGGGTACTTAATTGCCAAGTCCATTTATCTTACTTAAATTAGAGTAACTTATTTCTTTGTTCCAATcatgattaatttaatttttttttttttgtcacatgattagttttttttttcaattgataaAGGTGGGGTGCTATTTTCAATCATGAATGGTTCGAAATACTCAAATACAATAATTAATACtcgatttaaaaaataaatatcaagtaatttaattACTCAATTATAAGTCTAGCTCACCTAACTAATGTCAAACGGATAGTATTTGGAGAGATCACTAGTGagtaattactttttttttgtccattaaTATTTTACTACATGTTttatgtttgaaaaaaaaaggttatttaATTGTTCCTTAGCTTTATAAAGTATGGAATATATGGCATTTTTTATTGAACCAAATCATAAAGTGCGTATACACctaatcctcctcatcaaacaattcggacttttgaaatttgatcgaaatgctaaagttattataacttttaaagtggggtggaagggatccggagaggatctctttcctatAGAGCACTcactagtaaaaaaaatatgttatttaatttttctttagttttaaaAGCAAGGAATAGCAACTTAAGCCTAGCCCCTTAGTTTAGATAAtatctttgttaaaaaaaaatatgtggaatatgtggcatttttttattgaatcaaATCATAATTCCTAAATATATACAGAGGGTATTCCTCCATCTTCTCTGCGTATGCCCAGTTCCTTGtcgtatttttattttctttataatgATCCAGTGAAACTATGGAGTTAATACTATTTTAGGAATGCTAAGGCAAAATAATTGAACTTATATGCTAATACTAATTGTGGCAGGTACTATACCATATGAAGTTGGCAATCTTCAAAGTCTACAGTATTTGTCACTCGATTTTAACAATCTCAACGGCCCCATTCCATCCACAATCTTCAATATGTCAAAGATGACAGTACTTTCACTTGTTGGTAATCAACTCTCAGGTAGCCTCCCAGCAGACATAGGCCTTGGAATTCCGAACCTGCAAAGTATATATTTAGCACTGAATAAACTCAACGGAGTAATTCCCAACTTTAACTCCAATGGTTCCCAGCTCATTCATGTAAGCATGTCCGACAACTCATTTTCCGGgtttattcctaacaagttatGTGCCTTAACAAACCTTGAGGTTCTTAGCTTATACCGAAATAATTTAACGGTTGACACTTCAACTCCAGAAGTAAACATCCTTTCTTGTTTCGGTAATCTTAGAAATCTTAGGGTATTCATCCTGGGACGTAATCCGTTAAACACTAATCTTCCTATTTCTTCTTGGAATCTCTCTACATCGTTACAACAACTTACTTTAGACCATTGCAATTTGAAGGGTAGCATTCCCATTGAAATTGGCAACTTGAGCAGCCTGATATCCTTAAACCTGGCATCCAATCAATTGAGCGGGTTAATTCCAACTTCTATTGGAAGACTAGGGAGTCTCCAAGGTTTGTATTTGGTTGATAACAAGTTGCAAGGATATATTCCCGATGACCTTTGTCAACTAAACAAACTAGCTGTATTATATTTGAGTCAGAATCAACTGTCTGGTTTTATACCTTCTTGCTTAGGTAATCTATCTGCAAATCTTAGAATTCTATCATTAGCATCCAATTCGTTAACTTCTACACTGCCATCTACATTGTGGGAACTTGAACAAGTCTGGTTCTTTAACTTGTCATCAAATCTTCTAAATGGATCTCTGTCACAAGATATCGGCAAGTTGAAGGTTGTGTCATACATGGATCTATCAAGCAACAATTTATTTGGTGTTATACCAAGCAGTGTTGGGGATCTTCTAGATTTAACTAGTCTCTCCTTGGCAGATAATAATTGTGAAGGCCCTATTCCCAGTTCATTCGGCAAATTGAAAGGCCTGATACGGTTGGATTTATCCAAGAACAGTTTGTCTGAAGCAATTCCAAAGTCGCTAGAAGCACTCTTGAATCTGAAGTACCTGAATTTTTCTTTCAACCAACTCCAAGGGGAAATTCCAGAAGGCGGACCTTTCAAAAACTTCTCTGCTCTATCATTTGTCTCGAATAAGGCGTTGTGTGGTGCAGCTCGACTCCACGTCCCACCATGCAAAAACAATACACTTCAACCAAATTCAAGGAAAGCTAGTTCATCCAACTTGAAATATATTATTCCAGCAATAATCATAGCAACAATATTCCTAGTAGCCTTTGTGTCGATATTTATACTGCACaggaaaaggaaaattgaagtTGCAACAGAGGTTACCGTGTTACCACAATCTCTTTGGAGAAGAGTTTCACGCCTGGAACTTCTAAGGGCGACAAATGGATTTAACGACAGCAACTTACTTGGAAGTGGGGGTTTTGGCTCAGTATATAAAGGGACACTCTCAGATGGGATAGATGTTGCCGTAAAGATTTTCGATTTGCAGCTAGAAGGGGCTTTCAAGAGTTTTGAGAGGGAATGTGAAACGCTAAGTAATATTCGGCACCGaaatcttatcaaaatcatTAGCTGTTGCAGCCAATTGGATTTCAAAGCCTTGGTACTGAACTATATGCCTAATGGTAGCCTTGAGAGATGGTTGTATTCTCATAACTCTTCTTTTAATATCCTAAATAGGTTGAATATAATGGTAGATGTTGCATTGGCATTGGAATACCTACACCATGGTTATTCAGTGCCAATTGTCCATTGTGATTTGAAGCCAAGCAATATCCTACTAGATGATGATATGGTTGCACATGTGGCGGATTTTGGCATTGCAAAACTCTTGGGTTTCGGGGATTCCATGACCCAAACCATGACCCTAGCCACAGTTGGGTATATGGCTCCAGGTGATCTACTTGTTAGTTTATTATCTTTCAATTTTATAATCATGAAGAACTGAACTTCTAACTTTCTTTGGTATATTAATATTGCAGAGTACGGGATGGATGGAATTGTTTCGACACAAGGGGATGTGTACAGTTTTGGTATTGTAGTCATGGAAACATTCACAATAATGAAGCCTACGAATGAAATGTTTGTTGAGGAAATGAATCTAAAGCAATGGGTTGCAAATTCACTATCATCAGAAGCAATAGCTGAAGTTGTGGATGCCAGTTTATTTGTAACACAAGAGGAAGACCCTGATTTTGTGACTAAGATAGATTGCTTATCGTCCATTATGCGATTAGCTCTTGCTTGCTGTGCAGAGCTACCAGGCGAGAGAATAAACATGCAAGAAGCTGTAGCCACactcaaaaaaacaaaactcaagTTTTTGAAGGATGCTGCAAGAAGTGCACAGTCAAACCGTCCTCTTGTTCATGCACTTTGATGGAGTTGTTAATTTATGGGTCCTCGTGTATGCATTTTGATTCAGTTTCAGTCCTTATTTGATGCAGTTGTATTTGGAACAATTGTATATTGGCTTGAAGTTTATAGTGGAGAGTCCAGACTGAATTTCATCAAATATCACCTACGCACTAAAAGTTGAAGCTAGCAATTCATGTTGTCaaaggagaaagagaaaataaagCCTTTTGCGGCAAGTATTAAGCCAAACTTGTCTTCTTTATGAATCAAACCAAGCTTCTTGTTAAAGAAGAAAGCAAACCCACCCGTAAGTCCTAATGTGCAGTCGAGAAGAGACTAAGAAAAAATCCCGAGCATGTTCAGTACAATCacagaataaaaacaagaaagaaaaaagcatGATCGgtctaattttgaaatttatacgACAAAAAAATGGGAATAACTAGTGGCAAGCCACAAATATCCATCTCTTTCGGGTATGACCACAAGCTTTTAATAATATGGCCGTGATCTGTCATTACGTGCGACTATCTCCactatagaaataaaaaaaggaaagaaggaaCAAATCCGTTAATAAATACTAGAAACAAAGGGTAGGCTTTCTACATATGTATCGTTCAAAACAACGATTTTTATCAGCTGTAGCAAAGAAATAAACTTCATAAAAGTCGAAATATGAAGAAAGAGGCTATCTCCTTGCTCGTGACTACACCAAACAGACTCACCAGCTCGGAGCATTGAACCCGGGACCTCCCAcatgtttttgtttattggagAGCCGTAGTCCGCACCCTTATCACTGCACCACTTATTGTGGTTCAAACCATTTTATTTGTTAGTCCGGAGATTTTTAAGCATAGAAATATTTACATTTTTTCGTCCATTACACATAACTCACAGACCAGACCACTGGCTCCAGTGTTGGACCGTCATTGATGCCAGAATTTTGTTCAAGTCACTGGAAAATGTCATGTCATTGTTACATAAAAAATAGTAATAGGTGCAACTTTATTatctttaattatattttttgtgtAAGGTTATTGTTGTTTTACATGCGTACACAGTAAAGCTAGAGCCATAGAAGAAAATTCATCACCTAGTATGTTTTTTAGA contains the following coding sequences:
- the LOC137733268 gene encoding probable LRR receptor-like serine/threonine-protein kinase At3g47570, with the translated sequence MARTRFLLSTTLLLLLFQYCCVYIPILITGSVAAQTSISTDQFALLALKSHITIDPQNILTTNWSTSNSDICNWVGVTCSARHLRVTTLNLSYMGLTGTIPPHLGNLSFLVQLEFRNNSFGGTLPPELSNLRRLKLISFEFNDFEGTIPSWFGLLSKLQTFNLYGNQFSGSIPNAIFNLSALQVLNLRSNQLSGTIPREIERLTVLQEILLGNNNFKGSIAREIGNLTMLKRIYLDFNMFEEIPNLIGSKDEVEWLYVQANALKGPIPLTVFNMSSLTILALNRNNLSGSFPDNICQHLPSIQVLNLAYNEFDGPLPHKLWQCKELLSLVLDYNNFSGSIPRSIGNLTQLTRLGFSNNTLTGTIPYEVGNLQSLQYLSLDFNNLNGPIPSTIFNMSKMTVLSLVGNQLSGSLPADIGLGIPNLQSIYLALNKLNGVIPNFNSNGSQLIHVSMSDNSFSGFIPNKLCALTNLEVLSLYRNNLTVDTSTPEVNILSCFGNLRNLRVFILGRNPLNTNLPISSWNLSTSLQQLTLDHCNLKGSIPIEIGNLSSLISLNLASNQLSGLIPTSIGRLGSLQGLYLVDNKLQGYIPDDLCQLNKLAVLYLSQNQLSGFIPSCLGNLSANLRILSLASNSLTSTLPSTLWELEQVWFFNLSSNLLNGSLSQDIGKLKVVSYMDLSSNNLFGVIPSSVGDLLDLTSLSLADNNCEGPIPSSFGKLKGLIRLDLSKNSLSEAIPKSLEALLNLKYLNFSFNQLQGEIPEGGPFKNFSALSFVSNKALCGAARLHVPPCKNNTLQPNSRKASSSNLKYIIPAIIIATIFLVAFVSIFILHRKRKIEVATEVTVLPQSLWRRVSRLELLRATNGFNDSNLLGSGGFGSVYKGTLSDGIDVAVKIFDLQLEGAFKSFERECETLSNIRHRNLIKIISCCSQLDFKALVLNYMPNGSLERWLYSHNSSFNILNRLNIMVDVALALEYLHHGYSVPIVHCDLKPSNILLDDDMVAHVADFGIAKLLGFGDSMTQTMTLATVGYMAPEYGMDGIVSTQGDVYSFGIVVMETFTIMKPTNEMFVEEMNLKQWVANSLSSEAIAEVVDASLFVTQEEDPDFVTKIDCLSSIMRLALACCAELPGERINMQEAVATLKKTKLKFLKDAARSAQSNRPLVHAL